In the genome of Lathyrus oleraceus cultivar Zhongwan6 chromosome 4, CAAS_Psat_ZW6_1.0, whole genome shotgun sequence, the window taaagaagaatttttttaatttccgATGCGTTTTAgatcgcaattttccttcaaTTTTCCCTCGCGTCCCTCTTATTCTTCACTACTTGTATCCTTGTTATTACCCCCAACAACGACTTCGACAGTTTTCTTGCGGGATTGTTTCTTCTCCAAGGAGTCTTCTCGACCTCTCTTGTTATCCCTAATATACTCGGCTAACCGCCCCTTCTTAATTAGTCCCTCAATTACATCCTTCAGCTCAACGCAATTGTTTGTATTATGGTCGTGACTTTTATGGAAACGACAATACTTGAATTTATCTTTTTGGGAAGACACTTAACTGGATACAAATTTTTTATTATGGTTTCCTTGAACTTATTGTTCACACATTCTTTCCAAATTTTCTTTCGTGAAGTGTTAAGAGGGGTATAAACATCAAACCTGAATTGAGGTATCCCTATTCTTTATGTCGACCGACATTTTTCTCAAGTGGTCGATCGGGCCCGTTGTTTCCCGTCCCTCGGTTAACTCCCATAGACAATAGCTTTTCTTCGTAGTTGACGTATGCTAACACTTTACTAAAAGAATTTTTCACGTTACGAGCTTCTCTGCGTCCCAGTTTATCTCAGAACATACAATTTTgccacaagcccatttcaaaagaCATATGATGTCACGGACATATATTTGGAAATCTGACAAAAAATAATCATAACGAATAGTAAATGTATGACGGTGACAAAAGTATTGAATAATGAAGAGAACAAAAAATCAATAACTTCAGATAGGATAGTTTCTTCCTCCAACTCGACCATGACAGGCGTGTTCATATTGCACAACAGTAAATATAAAATTTataatatgattttttttaagtTAAAGGAATAactaaaataatttttttcaaacAGATCTTTTTAAGAGGGAAAAAGGTAAATCTTAAAACTGTTATGAATCCTTTTTCAACATTGTTATGACCAAACTAAATCTAATGACAAAATGTAAACCTCAAAACTGGTTTGAACATTTGCCTTTTCATCATTTTAAATGCTTGTTTATTAACCCTAAAATTGTTATAACCTTAAAACTTTATTTTAGGAAAACATCATTGGACACTAACCTAAAAATTAGCACGACATTCGTTAAAAGCAGATGTGAAAAACAAGAAGAAAACATATAAGCATGAATGAATCGAAAtgagcatatttgaaacaaaTATATTTAACATGGTAATAAACATACTCATTAAAGATGTTTTAAACAAACGCTAAAACCATTAACGGTGCATTGAATTCGTTCCACTCCACTCattattgttgttaaactcaAAAGAGGAGAATACCAAAAAATATACATGGCTTCGCCCGGGCTCGAACCGGAGACCTTCAGTGtgttagactgacgtgataaccaactacaccacgaaACCAACTGTTGATACTGTTGAATCTGCATAAATATATTAGGGAGTAGTGCTGTGCTGTGCGTTTTAATTCCTAGAATAAAGTTGCGCCTTCTGTGCGAGGGTTTCATTTCAAATTCCGCATTGTATTGTGGGAAACTCAACGAAGAAGAATGATACTCAGAACTCCTCCACCCAAGAGGCCACGTGCCAACGCTGATGCAGATGCAGATGCCGACGCCGCCGAAGTTGACCGCCAGCTCGTCATCTACGAGGATCCACCGGAGTCATCTCAGGAACCTTCCGTTTCCGAGCACATGCTCTGCACCTATCAGTGTCGCCAAATGGTTTCTTTTCCTTCCTCCTTCTGCATCAATGTTAATACTCTAAGTCTAATTTAATAGTCAATATTTCAAGCTCCTAATTCCTTATTGCACAGGTGAAATCGGATTTTCTTGATGCCTTAAGTAAAGCTGAAAATCAAGTTCGTGATTATCAATCTCAATTGGAGTCACTCAATGATAATTTCCAAAAAGTTGGTAGGTATATGCTTCTTTCTCCAATTACTTTTCATTCACAGCTTGTTTTGACTGTCAAATTTCACAGACACTGAGAGGAAGAAATTTGTGGATCAATTCTTATACACTGAACAAGAACTCGCTGCCGCAAAAGGGCGTGAAAAGGCACTACAGGATCAACTTTTGAAAGAGGTTACTGATTCTCAAGAACGATTGAGAAAACATATACAGTTGAACAGTGAACTCCAGGTGCTGCTAATTTTGAACTGATGCAATTTTTTAGACTTCTCGATCTTACTGCTTGTGTCATGTTAGTAACATGCTATTATCTTCGTTGAATTATATTGTTGAAGCTTGTTTTATTCTTGTGTTTGAAATTTAGGTTAAGCTCCAAAATGAGACAAACCTTCGCATGAAAGTCGAATCTGATGCTGCTTCAGCTGAAGAGAAAGCAACGTCTTTAGAAGGGAGATTGGGGCGTCTTTCAGAGAGCATAGAGAGAGATAAAAAGAGAGTTCAGGATGATCATTCACAACTGGAAAGTGACTCAAAGTTTTCTATTTCTAGAATAAATGCAAATGTAAGTTGCCATATTTGTTGTTCATTGTTCTGACTAATGGTCATTTACATCCATCAGTCAATCTTTAAGTTATTTAATTTTTTGGCTGTAGCTTGAAAAAATGGAATGCAGAGCTAATAATGCAGAGAGAGAAGCAAAGCTACTAAAAGAACAACTAGACCATCTTAAGGACCAATTCAATGAGGTTTGCATATCTAATTAATTGCTTATTTGGTTTTAATTAAAACTGAGCTTCAAACAAAGATATGTTTACTCTGCAATGTTAAATTTGATTTGGTGTTAAGCATGTTATCGTCTGGAGAGTTTCCTGGTTGATTTTATTTATAGTGTACTTGCTTCATGTCACTGTCATATTCCCTTTTCCAGTGGTTTTATGAACTTATGTTTGCTTTACACCATGATTCCTAGTGTTTGCACCAGAAGATTGAAGTTGAAAAGAAACTAGCAACTTTTTCATCTCAAGAAGGTTCTTCTACAGAGAGTAATGTTTTGGTTAAGCAATTGCAACAGGAGCTTCAACACTATGTGAGTCTCTGTCTTTAATTTTGAGTCTCAGTGCCAATTTCTATTTTGGTTGTTGTTGTGTGAGGTTGCATCAGAGTAGTCAATAGCGGCACTATCCCGCTATAGTAGAGCGGAGCAGAGGTCGACCGCTATGGGAAGAGCCTTAGTAGTGCATAACACTATAGCGGCCACTATAGAGTAAATAGAGGGATAGCGGAGCAAAGCAGTTCCCGGCTTGGAATGGTTTCTGGCCCGCTATCATTTTCCCCTCTAAAAAACCGAAATTACCCCTTAAATATACAATGTTTTAACGGTAATTTTGGGGTTTTCAATCAAATTTGAGTTGAGACTCAACCTTAACCTTCCTTCATAGTCGTTTATGCACTTCAAGATTCATGTGTGATTTGATTTATGAATATTTTATGAATTGAGTTATTTGTTTAAATTTACGTTATGTTTATAATAGTTATATGTAATTTTTCCAAAAAATGATCAAATAGAGCGGTCATCCCGCTATAAGCTATCCCACTTTTAGGGTAGCCGCTATCCGGGAATGACTATGGGTTGCATACATTGGTGATTTGATGTGTAGACCAATTTCAGATGTAACTCGCGTGGCATGATCATGAATAGAGACGAATAGCATTTTTTATTGAATGATCCAGATGTATAAGAAGAGGGCTGGGCAGGCTTGCCTGAATTATGTCTTTTTACTTTCTTAAATCTATTGGGATTTGTATGGATTGGTGCCAAAAATTACGACTGCTTTTCTTCACATTTTATTGtctcttttttattttagtcTCATTCCCCATGGCCTTCTTTTTAACATCGAATCGTAAATACCGTATTGGTTCATTTCTCATATCTCCTGTGCACTTGGAAATTACTGTTTGTATTCTCACCATAAACTTGTACGTACCTGTGGTAATCTGAGGAATGTATCCAATTAACTTTGAAATTTTAGGAATCTGAAGTAAGGGAAGCAAAAAAACTAAGATCAAATCATGAGGGCATTGAGCTTTTAAAGGAGAAACTGCTGGAGGAAAAGAGCCGCTGTGAAAGGGCACAATCAGAGTTATCTAAATTACAGGATGTCCAATCAAATATGAAGAAGTTAGAGGATCAAATATCATCGTGGAGATCAATGATTAAAGACATACCTGGCATCTCATGTTTTGAGGACATGCCTGCTAAATTTGCAGCTTTACAGAAGTACGTGAGTAGCTTGTTGAAGTTCTGTTTGCTTTGCTATTTTAATATCTTTGTGTGGTTGAAGGCACTGTCTGGATTAATAACTCTGGAATATTCTTTTTCGGCTGACCATTTTGTTTATGAGCACCATGAGTTCATATATTTGAGAAAATGTCCTACTGGTCTCGTAGTTATATTTTTTGCTCGCCAATGTTCCCTGTGATGTGACACTGCTTTTTTCCTTTTATGGGTTTAGAAACGACACTACTTAAACATGTCAATAGAGAAAAACTAACTTTTGCATTTTGCATCCGTTCATGTGCATGATATCATCCATTTCTGTTGTTATATGTCTCTATGGCCTACGGTCCTATCATATTGAGATCGGTTTTCTGTTGGGTTTTTTAGTGTAGCAAGAACAGAGATAGCGATGCTGCTTTACATGGTCAGTAGTAGGCACATGTTCTTAAATCTTGATATCTTCTATATATGCAGAGAGGCACTTTATAGCACACAGAAGGAGGGTGAAGGCACTAGTCGCTTAAAACAACTGGAGGTGGCTTTGGATGCTGCTGAGATTGGTAAACAAAATGCCGAAACTGAGGCTGTGTTGGCCAAAGAGAAAGCGGAAGTATTAAAATCAGAGATTAAACAGATTGAATTAACGGTAAGTGTTTGTTTAGAAGTTAGTTGTGCAATAATAATAACTGAACACTGGTTTATAATTATATTATGCATTATTCCATTGCCATTTTGAAATCTTGGATTTATTATCTGTTATACTAGATACCAAGGCTAGTGTACGACTTGCATTTAGAGGACTGGTGAAGCGATACTCATAAAGACATATTGGTATTAATTAATGGACAAGCCTCCTGCTACAAGTTAATGGTGTTCAGTGATCTGGAGCCTCCAAAGAAAGTAGAAGTCATAAGGAATATAGTTAGGCTTAAGGCAGGAAGGAGTTTGAGAGTTGCTGAATTTAAGATATATCACGAAAAGGGTTTAGATGCTAGGAGGAGGAGATAGCTTAAATTTCACGTCTAGAGTGGACTTACGTCCTATGAAGCACTAGCACCGACACAACACTGACAAATCAGCACTAGTAGTaattaaaaaaaaagaacaaaatGAGCGTAATCACATGTGTTGGTGTCAGAAACTAACACGTGTTGGAGACTGGACACACCTTTGTTAGGAGGTGTTGGGGCTACAGGGCTTGCATCGGCACGTAATTCCAAGGAAAGACCTTGTGACATTTGAAATGTCTTCTCTATTGGTCTTTGTCAACTCAGAATGTGACAAGATGCATGAATATTTTCATTGCAACTCACACCCGCAAATATATGAATTACTAAAGCAAACATGTTGAGTGATACACTAATATGAGGTTTCCTTCAGCCTTGGTCTCTTAGCTTCTTCTTTAAGTACAGGCAGCATAAATTGATTGTTTACAAAGACTTATTCGTTCTATCAGAGCACTTGATGTTGCGGAAAGTATCTTCTATTTAGGGATACTATAATCTATTCAAGAGCTATATATCTATTCTGATTTAGTATCTCCTACATAATGAGATGGGACTCTTATTAGTAATTTTCTAATATTACTATTTTAGCATTTGTAAACCTTGTAATATAATTGATTTTTGCCAAGGTTATTCCTAAACAATTTTCCCATCTCAAGTGATGCAAACACAGTTTTTGGAGATTTGTAAACAAACTTTGCTTATGAAAATGAAGCACTTAGATATCAGTTACTTTTGTATAAAACTTAAATGTGTAAACTTGTCTTGATGAGCATCAGAATCTCCTATTTCCtaattattatattatatatGCTTGTTGTTTTAGCAATCTAAAAAAGGGTTTCCCTGTTAACGATTGTACAAGACAGCCGTACTCGACACATAAGTGTGAAAATATCACTTTGATTTAATTGAAAGTTTTTTTACTTCATTTAAACTTCTTTCCAGTTTCTCAAAATCTCAGATTATTTTGTGCAAGTGAAAGTATCACTTTGGTTATGTTGTCATGCTTCTGGTGTATTTTTCTGAAGCTGCTTGTTATTGGGACAGTAATGGCCTAAAATTTTGGGAAATCTATTTGAAATAATGTTAAACTGTTGCTGCATGACTGTGATAGTAGTGATTGTGTAGTAGTTATTTTCTGAAATATGTAGTCATTTGTTTGCTGTTAATTTCAGTATGTGCTTTAAATCACATGTTTATTGTCTTGCAGCTTGCAGTTGTTACAGAGGAAAGAAACAAGTTACGAATTCTTGCcaaattgaagaatggtgaagCTGGAGATGAATCAAGTAGTGCTAATCCCATTCAGGTTGTATTTCCATCTGTTTGTCACATTTAACTTATCATGTGATTTCTAAATGTTTCTCTCTTGTTTTTTGGTTGATCCATTTAGGAACTTGAATCATCTCTTACGAAGAAAGATGAGTATATTAAAGAGCTAGAAAGCACCTTAAATGAGCTGAGAGTGGTTAATAATCGCCAACATGAGGAAATAAAGATACTCAATGATAAATTGCACAATGAAGCAAGAAGAATAAAGTCACTAGAGAGGGAGAGTGATCGGCTCCGCTCAGAGATATCATTATTAGAGGCAAAGGTGGGTGATGGGTAAATTTTTGCAAAAACTTAAGGATATTATGCTGCTCTTTGTTTTTAGTGCATCTCATTTCACAAACTAAAGTCCCTTCTATTTCTTCGTATGTGCGTCTTCATTACGAGCATTGAAGTAGTTTGAGAAATGATATTGAGACACCTTTTTATCGCATTATTTACGTTTGGTTCACTTTTAAAAAAACTCAGTTTAGTTGCCTCATAAATTGACCACTTTCTATAAATGTTACTTTTTAAGGACTAACAACGACAAAAAATGTGTTTCTAGGATTCCCCCTACGGTTTTCCATGATACATTAATAAATAATGATGTAAATATTAAGTTGCCTATATTTCTAATGTCTGTATTTTCTGTCCGTTCACCCAAGCTGCCCAGTTTTTGGTTTTCATTTCAGTTTGATTGTTGACACATTGTTTTCCCTTGTACAGTTGGGTCATGGAGATTTTTCTTCCGCTAGTACGAAAGTTCTGCGGATGGTAAATACACTTACTGTAGATAACGAAGCCAAACAAACCATAGAAGCTCTGCAAAATGAACTGCagaaaacaaaagagaaattAAAAGCTGTCGAAGAATTGAAGAGTCAATCAGGTAAGAAACCTTGTTGTTAAAGTTGATTTTAGGGTCTAAATGCTATGATTCAGAAAGAGTCTATAATAGAAGCATCATTAGTTGGCAAAAAAAGAGTAGTCTGAAGCTTTTGAAAATTTGTAGTATTAGTATAAGTGCTGAATGGAAGAGAATCCTTATCAGTAgcaattttgatttttatcaattAAGATCTCTTTCTTATCTATAGCCTTTTAAAAAGGAAGACCTGGATTGACGGAAATAAACaaaattattttcacaatttaGAAAAATCTGTGTTAGTCTTGGAGGTGTTCTGTCAAGGCCTGTTGGACGAGTCTGCTTCTCACATTCACTATAGGTAGTAAGGAGTCTTTCCTAAGGATTCTTCTGCATTTAGGCTATAGAATAGGTTACACGAAGGTTCATAACAAAATGTCATAGGAAGCATTTTCTTAAAAATAGGAAAGAAAAATCTGTGTTAGTCTTGGAGGTGTTCTGTCAAGGTCTGTTGGACGAGTCTGCTTCTCACATTCACTATAAGTCGTAAGGAGTCCTTACTAAGGATTCTTCTGCATTTAGGCTACAGAATTGGTTACACGAGGGTTCATAACAAAATGTCATAGGAAGCATTTTCTCTAAAAATAGGACATCAAACTTCTGGCTTACTGATTACTATGGTTTGAGAGATCGGTTTGAACAACCAGCTTAGTTTTAAACCAGCAACTTTATAATGGTAATAAGACCAAATGAATTTCACTGGTTGTAATCTATATATAAAGTTTAGTGTCCTACCCGGGCTTGCTGAGCCCTGGGTTTAGAGAAATAATATGCTATCCAAAGGATTGAGCCTAAATCTATGAGCCTATGAGTGAATCTTTTGTTTAGTATCAGCGGATCATATTTGGATTGCTTGATTTATATTAAAGCTATGATAAGCCTCGAGGGCGGTCACGGCTTCCTGTTTTGTCTTATTATCTACTGAATGATAATGTTCTAAAATGTACTTGTTTCCGGATCACTTGAAACTGTTTAGGAGAAACTGGAAAGCTGGTAGATAGCTACATATCAGATAAGATATTAAAACTGAAAGAACAAATTGCAACACTAGAGAAACGAGAAGAGCGGTGAGTATATAAGTTGCTACTTTTGGTATATTATGTGTTTGTTGTTATCAAGATGATTTGACTAACAGAGATGCTGAAACATAAACAGATACAAGACAGTGTTTGCAGACAGAATTTCAGTTTTCCGGAGGGCATGCTGTGAGATTTTTGGTTACAAGGTTGGCATTTTCGGATGTTTTTTTACCGCAATCTTTTTATTACTATCTTTCAGTATAAGTTGGAAGTGTTATGCACCTAATAGTGTT includes:
- the LOC127138243 gene encoding mitotic spindle checkpoint protein MAD1; the encoded protein is MILRTPPPKRPRANADADADADAAEVDRQLVIYEDPPESSQEPSVSEHMLCTYQCRQMVKSDFLDALSKAENQVRDYQSQLESLNDNFQKVDTERKKFVDQFLYTEQELAAAKGREKALQDQLLKEVTDSQERLRKHIQLNSELQVKLQNETNLRMKVESDAASAEEKATSLEGRLGRLSESIERDKKRVQDDHSQLESDSKFSISRINANLEKMECRANNAEREAKLLKEQLDHLKDQFNECLHQKIEVEKKLATFSSQEGSSTESNVLVKQLQQELQHYESEVREAKKLRSNHEGIELLKEKLLEEKSRCERAQSELSKLQDVQSNMKKLEDQISSWRSMIKDIPGISCFEDMPAKFAALQKEALYSTQKEGEGTSRLKQLEVALDAAEIGKQNAETEAVLAKEKAEVLKSEIKQIELTLAVVTEERNKLRILAKLKNGEAGDESSSANPIQELESSLTKKDEYIKELESTLNELRVVNNRQHEEIKILNDKLHNEARRIKSLERESDRLRSEISLLEAKLGHGDFSSASTKVLRMVNTLTVDNEAKQTIEALQNELQKTKEKLKAVEELKSQSGETGKLVDSYISDKILKLKEQIATLEKREERYKTVFADRISVFRRACCEIFGYKIVMDEHQRPNGIPVTRFTLQSIYAQSDDEKLEFEYESGNTNILVNHYTSQPDVSRQVDIFIRKMNSIPAFTANITVESFNRRTLS